CTCtgtattcaaaacaaaacaaaattccttccagtagcaccttaaagaccaactaagttagttcttggtatgagctttcgtgtgcatgcacacttcttcagatacacagataatCTCTGTATTGTCATTCTCTAAGCACTTGGTTCTCCCCTTGGAACACTTGATCTGCGATTTTCCCCAAATGCAGATCCATTAATTCTCATGGGGAAATTAATGGGCTCAATCCCCAATGCAGCAAAGCATTCTATCTTGCTACAAGTATTCTACTGTATCCACCTGGTCTTAGTAATGAAACCAAGACTTGCACAACACTCTGTATGTACACTGTTTCCTATGCAAGCAGGCCATGCAGGTAAAAAGCAATGTAACTAAGAAGCAGCCCTTGTACAATTAACGAATTGGATCTCTAAAGGGTAAGAGGTACAGAACACTTCCcagtgtttactcagaaataagccccactgaattcagcaggatATGGTCTCACACAAGtgcattatttcattttatatattaaatttgtatgccatccTTCCAACAAAGATCTCAGGCCAGAATAcagcatcatcatcaccaccaccatcatcaacaacaattttattatttatgccccacccatctggctgggttttcccagccactctgggcagcttacaacatacctacaaacataataaaaatatcaaacattaaaaacctcctgatacagggctgccttcagatgtcttctaaaagtcagatagttgtttatttccttgacattccacagggagggagccactaccaagaaggccctctgcctggttccctgtaatctcgcttctcacagggagggaaccagaagaagaccctcagagctggacctcagtgtcatggcagaatgatgggggtggagacacaccttcaggtacactgggccaaggtcgtttagggctttaaagaccagcaccaaaatacataataaaaacagaaacagaacagTAAGGGTGTAGCCCTACAGGTCGTCTTCAAACATTTATTGACAGCTTCCAATCattgcaaaaagcaaaacaatttgCTCAAAAAATTGCCAGGAACTCATGTATTTTGTACTCATTTTATGAGATTGATGTTGATATTATGCTGTTCTTAATTTTGGAGATATAGACATTTTTGCGTATAAAGATGTAAAAGTCAAGTACCGAAATGTTTCAAGCATAGTTTTATTTAGGAAAACTATAAGACTAGGACAGTCATTGCAGCATATTTGTcaagaaggaagtcccactgaaatcaacagaactCATTAGTGAACAGAGAGCTGTATTCAATGAATTCATCCTGAGAGCAGGCCGACTGAAATCCATGGACTTCCtcttggggtttactcccaggtaaagacctgggggtttactcccaggtaaaaagCACTGAGTGAAAGGTGACATTAGAGGCTTTGAAGAAAGTCTCCTGAATGTACATCATTAGGAAATGACCTGCACTATCCTTTGTCAGGACAAGGGAGCTGGGCCCATGATACCTGGAAGCCCAACAGCTGTGTGGCTCCTAGAGCAGGGAATCTAACTAGGAAAAAGACAAAGCTAATCGGCGCTTCCACCTCTGTTTTGACAGTCCAGCCTAGGAACTTTGGGAATGGGTGGAATGCTAAGTTAACCAAAGATGGTCTGAGAAGTCCTTGCCTATTGGCCTTGGAGTGCCACCCAGAGGTTTACTATGTAACTTTTACCTAACAGTTTTACACACACATCACTGTGTATGCTTGTACCATATGCATATACATTTATGTAGGCACacattctatatacagtggtacctcgggttaagaacttaattcgttctggaggtccattcttaacctgaaactgttcttaacctgaggtaccactttagctaatggggcctcctactgctgccgcaccgccattgtgtgatttctgttctcatcctgaggcaaagttcttaacctgaggtactatttctgagttagcaaagtctgtaacctgaagtgtctgtaacctgaagcacctgtaacccgaggtaccactgtacatccagagTGTGCTAGTCAATGGCAAAAAAATAATTGTGGTACCttcaagactaacaaatttatacTGTAATGGCATATGCTTTCCACATACTCAAACCCACTTTGTCAGATCATTATCACACTGACTGCAAAATTGCATCTCATTACCTTCCAGCTCCCACCTTCCCATTTTCTCCTTTATTGAGTTACCTGCCAACTACGATTTCACTTCACCCATATGCCATGAAGCGGGCTTGAGCCCATGAAAACAATGTGTTCATCTTTTAAGGTGCCGTGAGACTCTCTGATTGCTTTTGTTTACATTACTAACTTGTTAACTGTTTTATTACTGAATTCCCAGTTTTATCTGTTTTTAGAATACTGTTTTGCTGGTTTTTTATGTTGCAACTCTGTTTttatgaaactttttttaaaaagtctttaatgctgtatttttttgTATACAGCTTagacatttttaaatattaagcagtttgGAAATGCTTTAAGATAAAtacgtaaaaaataataataacaatataaacTAGATACAGAGATATGTGGTGTTATGCTATGACTTACAGTATATTAATAAAAAGCATATTAATGAAAAGATTTCTTTAAAGCAGGGTATCGTtggacctggagggccacagttcaaGTCTCTCCTCAGCCACGATTCTCACTGAGAGTGACTTTGGGCCCGTCACTAGTTGGGCCTAGCCTACCACATAGGGTTGTTGTAAATTGGGAGGAGAGGGGTCCtttgagaaaaggtgggatatgaatgcaacaaagaaaggaagaaaaggaaggaaggaggttaGACATCTATACAAGTACGTGCTGCTTGCTCTTTCCTTCACCCCGGAGGCACGGAGATGAGGAGGGGGCCCGGCTGCATGTAAGGATTCCCTTGCTTTGCAATCTTGGGAGGCGTTGCATCAGCCAACGCGCTTCTGGCCACCTTGTGGAACAAAGGCGAGGCAACCTCCCCGCCCCCTAAGTGGGCGATTTTCCGGGTCATTAGTAAATTCCATTGAGATTTAGACTTTCTCCAGCCGGCCTTTTTTCAAGCTCTGTGGTCTCTGGCGGGATACAATGAGCGACCGGGCCAGCCTCGCTCACGCCACTTCCAGAGATGCCAATGGGGACAGGATGATCTGCTGTTGCCTTAGCAGCACGGGGAaggggtattttttttaaaaagcgctgGGGTTCTCGTCCATAAAAGGGGCGAAATTCAAAGCAACCCTTTCTCAACACATATGAAATTGCTTGCATTTTTGCAAGGAGTGGGTCGTGGGAATGTGTTTTGGGGAAAGCGAACAGattgagggggagggagggtcAACGCCCCCCACCCAAACCCTCCTCCCGGAAAGAATTTGGAACGTCTCGGGTGAATTCTGCTGCCTTTGATCTCCCCTCTCACTTCCATTTCTCCATTGATTTCCTCGCTCTTCCTATTCTTCGCGCCTCCTGGTGCACTCGGCTTTTCACGGTTTTCTTTCTCGCTTCCCGCGCACCACGCACCCATTTCTCCTCCCTCTGATCCTGGCTTTGGAAGCGCGCTCGCTAGTCTTCCGAAAACTTTGCTCGTCGTGCGCGTTTTTTAAAGCCACGCTGGAAGAGCGGTCAGCGAATTGCTTTGGCAATAAAATAAAGCGAGCGGCAGAAATGCAACCCGAAGGGGTGTCCCGGGGCTTGTGATGTAATCCTTATTGATCCAGCGGGGCGGGTATTGGCCCTAGTCCTGCGATGGAGCAGTGTCTATATTGGAATTAGCCTTATCGATTGGGCTGATAAGGAGACCTATAAAAGGCCGCGGATTGGCTTTGCCTCTCCTGCAATCGCTCCTGAAGCAAGTCGCTCCCCAAGCCCTGAGCTTCACCACCACCCCGCCCTGTCTTTTTTGGCCACCTCGGTCTTCTTCTCCGCGGGAACCTTTGCGCCTCTGCCTGCGTTTGCGCTGCGGTGGAACTCCTCTCCTCGGCGAAAGATGTGGCCGACTTTGCGCAAAGCTGGCGCGCTCCTGGCTCTGGCGGGGCTTTGCTTGGTCACGCTCGCCCGGTCCCTGCCCCTCACCGATGCTGGACCACATGTCAACTATGGCTGGGGAGAGGCCATAAGACTGAGGCACCTCTACACCGCCGGCAGACACAGCTCGTTCAGCTATTTCTTGAGGATCAACAGCGACGGCCGAGTGGACGGCGCCAGCGCCCAGAATCTGCATAGTAAGTAACCGCGCTCGCCAAAGCGCCGCGCAATCTTGCAGGGCCACTTCTCTTCTTCGGTTCCTGAGCcatgggcgggggcgggggggggggcagctgaccCCGCtagatcaaataaataaatagttaactaaatgtttaaaaaaaaaagtaacaagattttgatacattttttttctgagcacttggggacaaaagaaaagaatttaaaaCTATTGCTATTGAGAtatttcattccgaatctgctagacagagccggACAGCGGATagtgacaggtgggtggcctgccccccccccaataaagccTGGCTATGCCAATGTGCGGGTCCTTGACGTGTATCTAGGAGGGGGGGATAGGTGAGTGCAGTTGGGACAGGGATCTAAAACACCGACGGTCCGGCAAAGCTGCGCGCGCAAGAGAGGGAGAGGTTGTTTCCCGCAGAGCCAACTTTCCCGTCTCCACCTCACCGTGTACTAACGCTGCGTTTTGTTTCGCTGCGCAGGTTTGCTGGAGATCCGAGCCGTGTCCGTTCGTACGGTGGCGATCAAGGGCGTGGAAAGCTCTCGCTACCTCTGCATGGAAGCGGAGGGAAGGCTGCGCGGGCTTGTAAGTTGCGGCGGGGACCCCCTCGACCTAGGCATGCCCAGAGCCCCGAGGGGAAAAGGATTTTGCATGCATCCGCCCCCACAACGGCTCCTGGAGATTTGTATCCAGTGCTCCCGGGCCAGACAAAACCATAGCAGCCTGGCCAATTTTATTTTACTCCCACACAACAAAGTCTAAACACGTTGCGCCACGATCTTAAACGGGTTTGAAAggaaacctattattattattattattattattattattattattattattagttaagcTCTGGGCTCTGTGACTAGGCAACagaaagaattttaaaaatccaatcacGAGGTAATTTGGGAACTCCAGTCTCGCTGGTGGTAAGGTTCAGGCAAAGGGAAGAGTCCACGCTGGATAGGATTAAGGTAGCATGGTCATAAAATAACCATTAAGGTAATAACAAATAACTTTGAACTGGACAAAAGAGGAAATGGAGGGATAGCTTCTTCTTTGCACTTACTCTGTGTATTTTTTCCCTCTATGAACAGTGGCAGAACCAGCAGCATTCCAGAATTTGGACTACTAAGATTTACGATTTGTTTAGATTTCTTTTCTGAACTATTTAAAGGGGCTCCAGGCTGGATGGTTGATCTTTATCTCATTctgtcctcacagcaacccttaaggtaggtgaggctgagagataagGATgtacccaaggccacccagtaagCCTGCCCGACTAAACAGAGATTTGAGCAGGGCTTCCCATGTCAAAATACAACCAGCACATCACACCCATAACATTACAGAAGGTGTTTGTACCCTGAGATCTTTATTACATAACATTTGTTCCAGCTCCAATTTCTTACTCTTTTTATCCTGTTTTTGATTAGGATCATGCATGTGAAGGTGTAACTTTTTGCACCAACACATGATTCCCGATGTTCAAAGCTAGGAAAGGCATTATTGAATCTTGGTGTGAAATAACTTGGTGTAATTTGGTCATAGTTAAGGACTTATAAATTCCATGGGCTTAAATTTCTCCAGTTGGACTGGGATATATGCCAAATATTTATTGCATGGAATTACTAAATTAGCACAAAATCTTCTTGCTCTTCAGGTCATTCTGCAAATAATCTGCCAAAGATTGCTCCTgtattcctccccactcccctctAGGTGTGGTTTTATAGAAATATAGCTATTGGTGAAGGAAATCAGCGCCTTTTGCTGCTTTCTTAACTGAAGTTAAGGGAACCTGTGATGGACTCAAAAGTTTGTCTATAGTGTCTGCAGCCTGGTGACTTCCAGacactttggactacaacttccacctgccccagccagcacagctattccaaaacatctggagaagcatCAGGTTGGGAGAAAGCTGGTCTACACAGTGGTAGGTGATGCAGTGCCCACAGAGACTtgttgggcagaaggcagggagactgaTGGTAGGCAGATGCAGAGCTAATGCCAGGTAGAGCTAATTCTAGGTTTGTCCTCATCCTCTTCCCTGCCAAGTCCTAAAAGGGCAACAGAGCAACTAAGGAGGGGAAGCCGAAAGCCAAGGTCACCCTCTGGACCAGTTCAAAGTACAAAGgcaggcaatggggggggggctggctgagaTGGGCGGAATGCTGCCTGATTTGCCTCCACCAGATCTACAGGCTCTCTGCTACATTTGTAATGGGGCATTCTTAAGCTCTTCTACGCAACCCATTTTCATTCAGATGATGCACAGTGTTTCCATGTTTAGATCAGGGCATGAGCTAAGGACAGAAGATGCAGTCCTGCCATGGCCTTCAGTGGAGCATGGACTGCACCCCAAAAGCTATGCatgtctaggtaaaggtaaagggacccctgaccattaggtccagttgtgaccgactctggggttgcggtgctcatctcactttattggccgagggagccggcgtacagcttccgggtcatgtggccagcatgactaagccgcttctggtgaaccagagcagcgcacagaaacgccgtttaccttcctgccggagcggtacctatttatctacttgcacttgatgtgctttcgaacttctaggcgggaaggagctgggaccgagtaacgggagctcaccccgtcatggggatttgaactgccgaccttctgatcagcaagtcctaggctctgtggtttaacccacagcgccacctgcgtcatgTCTAGCCCATGTCTAGCCCAAAGTAATTCCCATTGAGGTCAATGAGGCGTAGAGGGAAATGGGTGCAGGACTGAAGCCTGGATTTCCAAAAATCAATTACGGCACCTTTACATTGAATGtctctaacagtgcaatcctgggcatgttttctcagaagaaaATCCCCGTGGGGCTTACTCCGAGGTGTGTATGTGCCCAGGATAACAGATTACCAGTCAGCCTTCTACCAGTCatgtgggcaggagtgccactgGGGGAGGGGATTCCTTCAAGCAGGGCTGAGCCACCCCATGATTCATTGAACCCTGAGCCAGTCTCACTGCTGTAGCATGACGGCATTGGGCCACGTTGCTGCATGAGCAACTTCAAGCTGGCACAGTGATCTTCATGTCCCCGAGCTTCTGCCTCCGTTACTGTGTGCAGCAGGGCTGTGGATAGGGTGACTGCTCAGTGCCGCCACCAGGAGGGGACAGGCTTGAATTGCAGCCTATATCATGAAGGTCCACAGAGCTCTAATCCCCATTCGCTTTGAAAAGCCTACATAACCTACTTGGAGGATAATGTATTCTTTCCTGCCCTTGTATACCTGAGAACTGAGATGCTGCTGAAAAATCACTCTAGATAACCAGCAGCAGGTCTCAAAGTCTGATATGTGTCATTCTTATTTAGTTAACTTCATAAGGAGACTAATTTAAGAATATATGGCACTCTGCTCTGTAGGAAACCAGATTTGTTGCGAGGTGGATTGCTGCGGTTTTATTGATGTTGAGTCAGTTTTAAGTAGGTCAATCAGCCTAATCTAACCAGGATAGTGAGGGGTCTGGACATCAAGTCCTATGAGTAAGGCATGAAAGtgctgtgtatgtttagcctggagaagagactaTTAAGGGGAGATATGAGAGctctcttcaaatatctgaagtggTGTCAGACAATGGAGCagacttgttttctgttgctcaagAGGGAAGGATTAAAAATAATGGGTGGAAATTGCAAGGAAGCAGATTTCTGCTACACGTTAGGAGAGACTTCCTAATGGCCTGAGACGTTAAGACAGCAAAACAGGCTGCCTCGGGGAGTGGTGgtctcttcttcactggagggTATTAAGCAGAGACGAAAGAGTCATTGGTCATGGGTGTCGCCATTGCATCCTGCAGTTACAGATCCTGCACTGAGGAGGGTTGGATTGGTTGACCCCAAGGTCCCTTTCCAGCCCAATAATCATATAACTGCTTACCAGCACAACAGCTCAAATCACACTTATAGATGGTTGTGCCCTATTGAAATCCGTGCATTGAAATGTGAATGCATATTGAACAGTGCAGCTATTTTCACTTGAGCTTAGCTAATCaacaaattgtagagttggaagggaccacaagtgcTATCTAGTCCAATCAGGTTAGTATGCTTTCAGAGTGCTGTTTATGTGGTCTTCCAACTGATGatgatatagaaatttaatagggACCTTGGGATACACTAGTATCTTCATCCCCATTCATAACTCTCTAACGTGCATATCTTACATGCCCCAAATGTTATTTTTCAACAGTAAACACAGATATAAATAATGGGTTTTAAGTTTGGTCTCATTCAAGATTCTGTCTGTAAATAGTGACAGAACTTGTTGTAAACCACCTCTTGGTTAagaaatgtaatccattccggaagatcattcgagttccaaaacatctggaaaccgAGATGCAAAGGGCGGCctgcaaatttaatagagaaaattgagaaaaatacagtgctacctcaggggAAGCCAATCGACTTCTGAGGtgcattcgaaaatggaagcatttacttccaggtttatggCATTaaaaaaccgaaatgttcgtcaatggagacatttgaaaactgaggtactactgtatagtttCTGTATAGATCTGTATCATTCACATTACAAAAAGTAAGGCTACACTTGAAAATAAGCCCCTCTGAACACTTTAGAATTCATTTCTGTGTAAACATGCCTGAGGACTGCCTTGCAAGTCAAACTGTTATTGCCATACTGAATTTTGTTCTGCATTGTGACTGTGTGAAAATTAATGAATTAACTCAACAGTTAAAGGCAGTTAAGTGACTTGCATGGCAGCAGCCTCACATCTCAAGATGTTTCCCTAATctagacaaaaaccaaaaacatgttTTTCCACATGCCTGATAGCCCAATCCACATCTGAAGTGCTGCACTTTAAGCCTATTTAGTCATTAAGAGAATTCTGCTCTAGCCTCTTCTACTTCTTAATGATGATTGTCAGCATAATATGTTACACGTGTAGGGGGGAAAGTATGACACAGGGACTTGGCAGGTAAAGAGTTCATGCACGAACACCATTTCTCTTATCATCGAAGCCCCAGACGCAATCAGCGATACTTCTGAGTTGACAGAGAGTTCAGTCACCTCTAATGACCGAACCAGAATAGTACCAGAGTTTTAAGAAAAAGAGCAGTGACACAGAGGACCTGGAACAGACTAAAATCaccatcctgttttgtttttgtttgtttttgttttattatgtgctAGTCTTTCTGTGTTAGCGAGCACATTTTTTGGTTCCAATACTCAGAATATATGTTAACACTACATGACCAATTCTTACTCTGTGACATTATAAAATACAAATCCTCATTTTGTCAAAGtcaaagggattttttcaatTAAATTAGCTTACTAAACATGGTTCATGTCTCATTTTTAAATGCTGGCCACATTGCAGGGACTGTGTGCACACTGTTTAAAAATGCTTATCatttaaattttatattttaaaatatcaatggTTCTCTCACATAATGCTGGAAGGGGCACCCTGAAAAATGTTGTCTGGATAGTGCTGTGCCGATGCAATGGCAATGGAGATGAAAGTGCTCTGCTGTCACCATCATCATGGAGATGGTCTCAAAATAGTGTTTAGTCTGTGTTTGGCGAACCCATATTAGATCTTTCTCCATTTGTGTTCTAGTTGTCAACTCTATTGCTTCATTGCCCTAGTTTATAAGGAGGCAAATCAGGTTCTGGTAAATGGGAGAGGACACCTAGGACTCCAATAAAACACAGAAATCCCCCTAGAATCTAACACCACAAACTTGAGAAGGCATAGTTGGGATTGTAAGTTGAcacaacttaccatatttttcgctctataagacacaccaggccacaagacgcacctaatttttggaggaggaaaacaagaaaaaaaaatattctgaatctcagaagccagaacagcaagagggatcgctgcgcagtgaaagcagagatccctcttgctgttctggcttctgggatagctgcgcagcctacattcgctccataagacacacacacatttccccttactttttaggaggggaaaagtgagtcttatagagcaaaaaatacggtaggttgtcCAGTCAGGACTTGGCAATGGCAGCCTGTTCAGCAACCTCATCAGAATCAAGACCTGTATGACAGTTGCTTTAACTATGCAGCAATCTGTTTTACCGTGAACCTTTCCCCTGTTATTTGCCTTTAGCTTCTGGTAGCCTGAGGTGTCTCATGAACTCCAGTAAACTTTGGTTCAAGTGCACATTGAGCTGCAATGCCTTTGCTATATTGACATAGTGAAAACAAGCCTTCTCAGCTAGGAACTGTGGGTTACTGTGATGGGCCATTGTGGCTTCAAAACAGTTTTTGCTTTACAACCAGTTAGCAGAGTAAGAGAAATCAAATTGAATCTTACTGCGTAAATCTATAAAAGCAGAACCACACCTATTCATAACCCCACGGAGAACTTCCATTCTCCATGTTTGGGTTATAAATGACTCCTTGTATCTTCCTGCACTAGTCTGTATCAAATGTAGCTCTATGGAAGAATggttccaaataataataataataataataataatttcttatttgtaccccgcccatctggctgggtttcccaagccactctgggcggcttccaacaaagattaaaaatatattaaagtgtcacacattaaaaacttccctgaacagttgtcttctaaatgttaggtagttgtttatctctttgacatctgatgggagggcgttccacagggcgggtgccactaccgagaaggccctctgtctggttccctgtaacctcatttcttgcaatgagggaaccaccagaaggccctcggcgctggacctcagcgtccgggcagaatgatggaggtggagacgctccctcaggtatactgggccgaggccatttagggctttaaaggtcaacaccaacactttgaattgtgctcggaaacgtactgggagccaatgtaggtctttcaagaccgttgttatgtggtcttggcggccatcaccagtctagctgccgcattctagattagttgtagtttccgggtcaccttcaaaggtagtgcCACGTAGAGCACACTGAATAGATCATTCCATAAGACGGGTGATTTGCCTAAACACTGTTGCATCATATGCCATTTAAGAGTGCAAAAAATGTATAAAGCCAATGTGTAATATTTTTCACTTCCTCTCAGCTTAGTTATTCTACAGAGGATTGTTCCTTTGAAGAGGAGATGCGCCCAGATGGCTACAACATCTACAAGTCCAAGAAATATGGAGTTTTGGTGTCCTTAAGTACTGCCAGGCAAAGGCAACAAAATAAAGGGAAAGACTTTCCACTGTCTCATTTCTTGCCAATGATCAACACTGTGCCGGTGGAGTCAACCGATTTTGGAGATTACGGCGACACTGGGCAGCATTTGCAATCCGGAGTTTTCAGTCCCCCTCTTGAAACTGACAGCATGGATCCCTTCGGCATCACCTCAGATGTATCCGTGAAAAGCCTTAGTTTTGGGAAATGAGAACAAGTGAGTTGTGCTTCATATAAAAAAAGCATTACCAGCAGTATATTATTTCTAGCAGTGATATTTCACACATGGCTACATTCAGATGCGGCACTACCCTTTCTCGTCAAACGGCATGAAGACTTACAGACACACAGGCACGGTATTTAGAAAGCTTTCGTCGAAAATATGCCATTTAATTCAGGAATGACAAAAATGCATAGCGTGCAGGTATTTCTTCTGCCTTGGAGGATGCTTGGAGGGATAAGATCGTGAATATTTTGCTttactgcttgcttgcttccttccttccttcacctcTGAGGCCTGATGACAGATGTAACAAATGCAATTCATTCAAAGAGGGATAGGTCCTTCTCTTCAAGACCCTTAAACACATCAGTGTCAGAAATTAAAGAGGAGCAGCCAGTTAAAGAAAGCTAAACAAGTAACTTAACACACAATCTTTTCACAAACCTCTGCTACTGGTTTTCAGAAGATCAGCTATTGAAATGCAATTTCTGTCCTTGAACGTTTGATCCCTACAGGAGGTAACAGGAACCACAGGGAATGGgacaaaagaaacaaacaagcagTTGTGTTCTAGCAAGCCTCTTCAGGTTTTCTTCTATGGAGTTGACTAAACATACGGAAACACTATGCACGCTAGCTCTGTCCCCTGACACCATTCCAGTTACCATCCAGGAATCTGAAGTGGGGAGTCTGCTGTGCTCatggaggctccccccccccacacattttAGAACCATGGTTTTCCAAGGTTCTCAAGCACACAGTGGGCGTTCTCCATCAGTAATTGAGGCTCCCCACTTTGGACATTTGCCCTCTAACTTGTAGAGAGTGACCAGAATGGTAATGGGGTGAAAATAGCATCCTCTTTGCTGTGCTGCCCCTTTGAGTGTTTAGTGAACTGAAGTTCACAGTACCTGAATGATGGTTGCCAAAAGAGTATGCCAACCTTCAATTTACACAGGTTCTTCATCAGGCAGAACACGTGCACAATTCCAAAACGTTATTTGTTGAAAGAGCAAAAGTATGATAAGGCTGCAATCTCTGGAGTGAGTAAAAACAATTGAACAGGTAACCAATTCTCTAACCAGAGGCTAATTTTGCCTGACCCAGAATTTTATGTAACTAAAATActttcaaaacaaaaccctgatagGTTACTTTTTGTATCATATATCTACTGGCTGGCTGAATTTGATTAGAAGGTTAGTACTAAGGATTTGTGATGATCAGGCAGGCAGATATCATCATAGCTCACATTCCaaccagacaaaaacactcagtGGGTGAAGCAAGTTCTGTGAGAGATGTGCCCAAGGGAGAGAAGGCGTGGCCCAAGGAGAGTGGCAAGGGCCAGACTGAGGGGCACAGAGGGCCAAATCCTGAGCCTGAGGTTCCACACCTTGACCTAA
The Podarcis muralis chromosome 1, rPodMur119.hap1.1, whole genome shotgun sequence DNA segment above includes these coding regions:
- the FGF19 gene encoding fibroblast growth factor 19, which translates into the protein MWPTLRKAGALLALAGLCLVTLARSLPLTDAGPHVNYGWGEAIRLRHLYTAGRHSSFSYFLRINSDGRVDGASAQNLHSLLEIRAVSVRTVAIKGVESSRYLCMEAEGRLRGLLSYSTEDCSFEEEMRPDGYNIYKSKKYGVLVSLSTARQRQQNKGKDFPLSHFLPMINTVPVESTDFGDYGDTGQHLQSGVFSPPLETDSMDPFGITSDVSVKSLSFGK